The following coding sequences are from one Culex quinquefasciatus strain JHB chromosome 1, VPISU_Cqui_1.0_pri_paternal, whole genome shotgun sequence window:
- the LOC6048961 gene encoding aminopeptidase N — MASSSIVTLAALIALLATLASCGRVARSDEPIYTSYRLPTAFKPEHYDLQVLTHLGDDRGYAFSGRVLIKMTCLEDANNVTLHSKNLTLGEKDIKLVQISDAGSEPVELKQIQYIKDNDYVVFYSAKSLQKGKRYEISIPFEGSLGTGLLGYYRSSYFDQQRKTKVWLSVTQFEPTYAREAFPCFDEPEMKATFDISLGHHKQYVALSNMPVNRSEPMASAHKDWVMDYFDRTVPMSTYLVAYSVNDFEYREAMIKMKGDVVFKIWARRDAIDQVDYAREVGPRVTRYYEEYFAEKFPLPKIDMIAIPDFSAGAMENWGLITYRETALLYHPNISTVSNKHRVASVIAHELAHQWFGNLVTMRWWTDLWLNEGFATYVASLGVEHLHPEWHSYEDESVSNSLNVFKLDALTTSHPVSVEIGHPNQISQIFDAISYDKGSTVIRMMHLFLGEDTFRDGVRLYLKRHKYANAEQNDLWAALTEKAHENGALPDDVNVKTVMESWTLQTGYPVVKVTRNYESNTAELTQVRFLSNREQATNASDYCWWVPLTYTTAESPNFVETNAKDWMMCGSNDLRKGPIKVINELPDKDQWVLFNIQLAGLYKVQYDKPNYKLIVRQLNSEQFNTISLINRAALIDDAMDLAWSQEQEYGIAFAMINYLRQETEYLPWKSALGNLGVLNRLLKRTPIYEVFRSYIQFIIEPIYDRLDIFNVEHYVSARLDSSKQRSMIASWACVFDVSDCTERSVGLFANWMAVKDPDTTNPIPQDIRGVVYCTAIRNGKEAEWNFLWARYQQSNVGSEKVLLIQSLTCSRETWLLQRFLHWSLNSTSGVRKQDTTILFANVAKNDIGFHLAKSFFLENTEQIYAYLTPDTSRLSRYLRPLAEHMASEKELQELKDLIESKRTVFEHATQGVKQALETVEVNMKWKSASYGQMARYLPMLNYRSAALDVLELI; from the exons CTACACGAGCTACCGGCTGCCGACGGCCTTCAAACCGGAACACTACGACCTTCAGGTGCTGACCCACTTGGGCGATGATCGAGGGTATGCCTTTTCGGGACGGGTCTTGATCAAG ATGACCTGCCTGGAAGATGCCAACAATGTGACGCTTCACTCGAAGAACCTGACCCTGGGGGAGAAGGACATCAAGCTGGTTCAGATCTCCGACGCGGGAAGTGAGCCGGTTGAGCTGAAGCAGATTCAGTACATCAAGGATAACGACTATGTGGTGTTCTACTCGGCGAAATCGCTCCAGAAGGGCAAACGCTACGAAATCAGCATCCCATTCGAGGGAAGCCTTGGGACGGGGCTGTTGGGTTACTACCGGAGCAGTTACTTTGACCAGCAGAGGAAGACCAAAGT CTGGCTCTCCGTGACCCAGTTCGAGCCAACGTACGCCCGCGAGGCCTTCCCCTGCTTCGACGAGCCGGAAATGAAGGCGACCTTCGACATATCGCTCGGTCACCACAAACAGTACGTCGCCCTGTCCAACATGCCGGTGAACCGGTCGGAACCGATGGCCTCGGCGCACAAGGACTGGGTGATGGACTACTTCGACCGGACCGTTCCGATGTCCACGTACCTGGTGGCTTACTCGGTGAATGACTTTGAGTACCGGGAGGCGATGATCAAGATGAAGGGCGACGTGGTGTTCAAGATTTGGGCGCGACGGGATGCGATTGACCAGGTTGATTATGCGCGGGAAGTTGGACCGCGGGTGACGCGGTATTACGAGGAATATTTTGCGGAGAAGTTCCCGCTGCCGAAGATCGATATGATTGCGATTCCGGACTTTTCGGCTGGGGCGATGGAGAACTGGGGACTGATTACGTACCGGGAGACGGCGCTGCTGTACCATCCGAATATTTCTACGGTGAGCAACAAGCACCGTGTGGCGTCGGTTATTGCGCACGAGTTGGCGCATCAGTGGTTCGGGAACTTGGTCACGATGCGCTGGTGGACGGATTTGTGGCTGAACGAGGGCTTTGCGACATACGTGGCGAGCTTGGGAGTAGAACATCTGCATCCGGAGTGGCACTCGTACGAGGATGAATCCGTGTCGAACTCGTTGAACGTGTTCAAGCTAGACGCGTTGACCACCAGCCATCCGGTGTCGGTGGAGATTGGTCACCCGAATCAGATCTCGCAGATCTTTGACGCCATTTCGTACGATAAGGGATCGACTGTTATCCGGATGATGCACTTGTTTTTGGGAGAAGATACTTTTAGGGATGGAGTCCGGCTGTACCTGAAGCGCCACAAGTACGCGAACGCTGAACAGAACGACCTGTGGGCTGCGTTGACCGAAAAGGCCCATGAAAACGGAGCACTGCCGGACGATGTCAACGTCAAGACTGTGATGGAGTCCTGGACGCTCCAAACCGGATACCCGGTAGTTAAAGTGACCCGTAACTACGAGTCCAACACGGCTGAACTCACCCAGGTGCGATTCCTGTCCAACCGGGAGCAAGCCACCAACGCATCCGACTACTGCTGGTGGGTTCCGCTGACGTACACGACCGCCGAGAGTCCCAATTTTGTGGAGACTAACGCCAAAGACTGGATGATGTGCGGATCGAATGACCTGCGCAAGGGCCCGATCAAGGTGATCAACGAACTCCCCGACAAGGACCAGTGGGTGCTGTTCAACATCCAGCTTGCCGGCCTGTACAAGGTGCAGTACGACAAGCCCAACTACAAACTGATTGTCAGGCAGCTCAACAGTGAACAGTTCAACACGATCAGCTTGATCAACCGTGCCGCATTGATCGATGACGCGATGGACCTGGCCTGGTCCCAAGAGCAGGAGTACGGAATCGCCTTCGCCATGATCAACTACCTGCGCCAGGAGACGGAATACCTGCCGTGGAAGTCCGCCCTCGGCAACCTCGGCGTGCTGAACCGCCTGCTCAAGCGAACCCCGATCTACGAAGTATTCCGCAGCTACATCCAGTTCATCATCGAGCCCATCTACGACCGACTGGACATCTTCAACGTCGAGCACTACGTCAGCGCTCGGCTCGACTCCAGCAAGCAACGCTCCATGATCGCTTCCTGGGCTTGCGTATTCGATGTCAGCGACTGCACGGAACGATCGGTCGGTCTGTTTGCCAACTGGATGGCCGTCAAGGACCCGGACACCACGAACCCAATCCCACAGGACATCCGCGGGGTGGTGTACTGCACTGCAATTCGCAACGGCAAGGAAGCCGAGTGGAACTTCCTGTGGGCACGCTACCAGCAGAGCAACGTCGGCTCCGAAAAGGTGCTGCTGATCCAGTCGTTGACGTGCTCGCGCGAAACCTGGCTGCTGCAACGCTTCCTGCACTGGTCACTCAACAGTACGTCTGGAGTGCGCAAGCAGGACACCACCATTCTGTTTGCGAACGTCGCTAAGAATGACATCGGATTCCATCTGGCCAAGAGCTTCTTCCTCGAGAACACCGAGCAGATCTACGCGTA CCTCACCCCGGACACATCGCGCCTCTCGCGCTACCTGCGACCCCTCGCCGAGCACATGGCCTCCGAGAAGGAGCTCCAAGAGCTGAAGGATCTGATCGAGTCCAAGCGGACAGTGTTTGAGCATGCGACGCAGGGCGTGAAGCAAGCCCTCGAAACGGTCGAGGTCAACATGAAGTGGAAGTCGGCCAGCTACGGCCAGATGGCGCGCTACCTGCCGATGTTGAACTACCGGTCGGCCGCGCTGGACGTGCTGGAGCTGATCTAG